CCTTTTCTGTTTGGTCGGTAGCAAGGTCTGGGTGCATCATCTTTGCCCCCGTGCGAAACGCCTGCTTAACCTCTCGTGTCGGTTCTTTGGGAGGACCGGATAGCTGGGCGCGCTCAAAAATGAAATGCAACACCTGTGGTCCAAAGGGGCCGGAGGTGGAAGATGGGCAGCAAGTACCAGCAGTTGAGCATGGATGAGAGAAATCGATTGCAGAGAGGATTGAACCAAGGGATGAGCCTGCGGGCCGTGGCGAGAGAGTTACAGCGCCCCCCAAGCACCTTGAGTCGGGAGTATCGCAGAGGCTGGGTGGGCAACAGCTATGACGCCGTAGCGGGGCGGGAGACGGTGTGGGCAAGGAGGCGGCGGGGAACGCGCAAGCTGGTGGCCGGCAATGCCTTGACCGAACGGGTCACCGCCACCATCCTGGAGCGGAAGTGGTCGCCGGAACAGGTGGCCGGGAGGCTGCGTGTGGAACACCCCGAGGACAAGTCCCAACAGGTCAGTCACGAAACGATCTACCAGTATATCTATGCCCACCCCGCAGGAGAGCTGAAGGCGGCACTCATCGATGCGCTGCGCCAAGGGCACCAGAAGCGCCGCCCCCGCAGTCGAGGCAAGGACCGCCGCGGTGGCATACGGAACATGCGTTCCATCCGCGAGCGGCCCGCAGAGGCCGAGGGTCGGGAGGTACCAGGCCATTGGGAAGGGGATCTCATCAAGGGGGCTTTCAACGGCAGTGCCATCGGCACACTGGTCGATCGGAGCAGCCGTTTCGTGATCCTGGCACGGGTCGATGACGCCACAGCGGAATCGATTCTGGAGGGCTTTACCAGGCGGCTACGCACTCTGCCCAAAGCGTTTCGACAGACCCTGACCTACGACCAGGGGCGAGAGATGGCCCGGCATCAGG
The window above is part of the Acidithiobacillus acidisediminis genome. Proteins encoded here:
- a CDS encoding IS30 family transposase; translation: MGSKYQQLSMDERNRLQRGLNQGMSLRAVARELQRPPSTLSREYRRGWVGNSYDAVAGRETVWARRRRGTRKLVAGNALTERVTATILERKWSPEQVAGRLRVEHPEDKSQQVSHETIYQYIYAHPAGELKAALIDALRQGHQKRRPRSRGKDRRGGIRNMRSIRERPAEAEGREVPGHWEGDLIKGAFNGSAIGTLVDRSSRFVILARVDDATAESILEGFTRRLRTLPKAFRQTLTYDQGREMARHQELEQRVSIRVFFADPHSPWQRPTNENTNGLLRQYFPKGTDLSGYSQRHLTRVAEELNNRPRKSLGFRTPAEVMAQQIRHLNNSVALQN